Genomic window (Oryza sativa Japonica Group chromosome 3, ASM3414082v1):
TTTTCACGTAATCTGAGAAATGTGAAGATTACCAAACAAAAGAATCTGATGCAAAACAACAAAAGAATATGTGATAGTGTGAAGTCTTACATGCTCACATATTCATAATGCACATTTATGCAGTGTGAAGATTTTTCCATGATGAGTTCTGCGGGCTTTGATTTAGCACACATTCCTTCCTTACACACTGATGACAAAGATTCCATATATGTGTTCAGCTTCTGATTCATGGCAATTTAGCCATAATCTGGGGAAACGAGATCATCACCGATGTGCTCAATAAGAATACTTGCAGGTTGCTGCAACAAACAACATTATAGATAAGAACAAGATCATCGGCAAAACTTATTTGCCATTTTGCCCCAGTCTGCCCATCCCCCATATTTCATAGATGCCAACATGGTTAAAAGGCACTTGCTACACTCAGACACTCAGGGCATTAACTTGGTTTAGTTTAGGATGTAATGCTAAATTTACTGGACTTACACCTGCTTCCAACTGATCCATCTCATAAATTATAAAGGTGTTGCTACCTTTTATCCTCAATGAATTATGGTACTACAAACAAGCTAAATATCATCAGAAACTGGAAGTAATTACTAAATTGCCTGACAGATCATCATAAGTAGTAGCTACTTTTGTTGCAGAACGGCGTTCAACTCTTGCATTCATCTGCAGAACAAAGGACTAGAAGTAAGTAGTAGTTGCTAGCACAAAGAAGCTACTCTATTGAGCCCCTTAAAATTTCTTGTTATATCATTTTCTTTTCGGTGCAAGCTAGATGGACTAAAATTAAATACAAATAAGTAATTTTCATGGCATTACTGTTCCCGACATTGCTTTCCTATACGTCCAGGCAAAGCTTGAGCAATGGTTAACCATTTCTTCGGTCCAAGTTTGTTTACCATCTGAACAATGATCTCATCTTCCTGAAAAGGGGAACATGTCATTGTGAGTATAAGATGACTAACCAATATTATATAAGAAATGAAAATAAATGGACTAGCATGCTTACTTCTTTGGACCATGGCCCTTTGACCAATTCAGGGTGTAGAACCTTTTAATTGCCACCTGTGCAAGCATTGTACATCGGTTCTATTCGCAAGCTGGAAAATTAGAAGGTCCTCTGTCAAAGCTTGGATTTTTAACAATATACAGGAACCTCATCAACAGGGTAGGAAAAAGAATGCCAGAGAAGCATGACTAGAGTGTAAGCTAATGAAACAGCACAATGCTTTACTGTACATGAGTTGTGATAGCAtcaaagaggggaaaaaaatgctTGCGTGGCTTAAGATATCCTACTGCACTGAAGTACTAAACAATTGTAGCGCAAGGTGGGCTTGAGAACAATATGGTAAAAATGTATTATATATCAAGTATAATATTGTGAAATATTACTCCTGTTACAACCTGACATGTATTGACATATAACTGTATGTAATCACAAAGCTAATgtgtaaaaattaaaaaaaaaatccaagggAGTCCAACATATGCATGGTAGGCTATATAAAATGCAGTGATATAGATACCAAAGGTCACACTTTTGAAGGTGCTCCCCCTATGTTATTTCATCTCtcaaaaaaaatcagtaaaatGATATATGAATTGGACTTTAGAAGGCTATTTTGTTTATATTTTCCAGCATACAAAAAACAACCGCAACAAagttgaagaaaaacaaaaaatatgacAGCTAAAAGATAGTAGAAATACTATGATAAAGAGTAAGGACAAAGTATGCCAAATAGAACCAATGCACTAATAGAACCAATGCATCCCATTGTATGTCTGAACAGCTCTGAAACGCACCTAACTTTTTCCCAATTCTTCCCATTGCATGTCTGAATAGCTCTGGACAATATGGCAGCCTCCATTGATCAGCTAAAAGCTAAAACAAATGGTATGGTTTCCACTCTCCATTTGTTTCTACGACACGACCTACATTTTAGCTGAAATGGAGACCAGCTGCAGACCACGTTCAATGACTTCAATCAGCTAATCAATGAAGACAATCAATTATATAATTGTGAGCATTGTTCAATCTATCCATGTCATCCTGATTTTGCCAAATAACAAGCACAATCAGATATCCAGACAAAAGATCAAAACTTTTGCCAAATCAGAAGCACAATCAGAGTCCAAAGATCAAACTTTTGCCAGATCACAAGCATAATCAGAGACCAAAGATCAAACTTTTCCCAAATCACAAGCACAATCATATATCCAGTAGATAGGAAATGCATCACGAAGGTTCATCGCAAATACTTCGCAACATTCATCCATTGGTAGCCTGAGACAGTTAGTAGTACGATCTAAGCCTCGGTACCTTCTAATTAAGCAACACTAGACGATAGATAGCATAATAGCATCCCTAAGCAAACATTGACTATAGGCATCAGTGATCAGTGGAGTTGGCCGTTGACGTAGTGGCGGTGGGGGTCATCGGCGCGGACACGGTCATGGAGTCGCgggcgaggtcgtcgacgcggcgggggcgggggcggtcgatggggcgagggcggcgccgaTCGTCgcaggggcgggcggcggcggggcgtcgtcggcggctgGCGTGTCGGCGGGCATCTTCGCCTTGACCTTGTCGAAGATCTTAGCCATCGCAGCCTCCTCCTTCTCGGAGAACACGACGACCTCATCATCGCCCTCGTCGTCGCTCGCGATCCCGGCCTGGATGCGCTTCTTCTTGTCATCGCGGATGATCTTGCGATGCGGTTTTCCCTGGACGCCACTGAAACGATCGAAACGCAACAAGGGTTAGCAGCCCGCGAAACCAGATGAGATCtagagcgctcgcgcgcgcgcgcgcgaagcCTTCTTACCGACTCTCGGCGCTCCGGGACCACTCCATCgcgactccggcggcggcggcggcggaagaatgGAGGCGGCGCGGTCGGGACTTGGACACTGCTCACTGCTCTCCGTGTCTCCCTGCTCGGACCAGCAACTCGAGGTAGTATATATAGCCATCGTATTGGGCCGGCCCATAAACCCTGGGCTGGAAATGTTCGTATGGGCCACACTAGGCCCAAATTTTGGGCCCATGAGGCGATAGAAAAGCAGCCCAACCACGAGTTCGCCGGCGACATCTGCTTCCCCGAGGATCGACTCCGGCGAGTAACCATCTTTCTCCTCccgttgtactccctccgtcccataagtGCAATCATAAGTTTCcatgtccaactttaatcgtccgtcttatttaagtatttttgttgttatgggatgataaaatatgaataatatttacttgtgacttatgtttttaaatttttttaaaaaattttcaaataaaacacaCGGTCAAAGTTGGATGCGGAAAACcgtggctgcacttaaaatgtaacggagggagtaataaaggATCGAGTTATCCGCATCCGTATTCCTAAGCTTTAACAGATTTACGTATCCCTGAGAAAAATTACTTATAACCATCCTGGTTTTTGAACAAAATCGACTATCCTTAAAGGTCACACTAACACTTGCACTATCACAGAGATGGGTGTAGTGCGCAAGCACCATTGCAGAGCAGCTACTCCAAGTCTCCGAACACTACTACTTGCCCCTCCAGAATTGTAACAGCTGGAGTACGTAGATAAGGGAGAAGTGAATTGTAAATGGTCCACTCAAGTATTCAAATCCCATTAGTATGTAGATAATTGAGAACTGAAAAATAAATGATCGGAGGTTTCAGCAGTTCCACAAAACATCCGTGATTAAAATGTGATTAGATATTGATGCTCCACAAAACTACCTGTCGGCAATCAATATTCTTTAAAATATTATgggtgtttgtttgtttgttgccCGAGTAAATAAACCCAATACTGTCCTTacgtatatttatatttgaa
Coding sequences:
- the LOC9271258 gene encoding uncharacterized protein, whose product is MEWSRSAESRGVQGKPHRKIIRDDKKKRIQAGIASDDEGDDEVVVFSEKEEAAMAKIFDKVKAKMPADTPAADDAPPPPAPATIGAALAPSTAPAPAASTTSPATP